A single genomic interval of Flavihumibacter rivuli harbors:
- a CDS encoding tetratricopeptide repeat protein → MKKKATSNKVDEGSQLTRTRPAGCLPFVNLHTHQSFFMKKLVGVIVCSSLFQFANAQQTRFLNDPQADYKMAREYYNREAYSLAYPLFKELNHKLRDADRTENALYYQEVRYYTIVCGLRQNEIAAVEQAEEFIDLDDNQSRVELMSYHLGEYYFRQKDYYKALTFYEKTTVEHLSNKEVESLKFHQGYCYFNLQRFAEAKPLFDAVRQVPQSGFYSDANYYYGFISFQEKRYKDALNAFEIAEKSPEYEKVVPYYIATIYYLTGEKEKALNYATERLKKGGGYYDLEMRKLVGHGLFEKGEYAKALPYLQAHAAKAATLSRYEVYELAYSQYQTGKYTESITGFKQLSGTEDSLSQNAMYLLGDAYLKTNQKGNARNAFLFCALNSSNPVQQEISRFNYAKLSYELGYQDVALTEFQQFLQKYPNSSYALEARELLVGAMTNTSNFKDALALLESIKNPSEQARRFYPTILYGRATEMINDGMLVGANDLLDKALKAPYNEKVLPYVQFWKGEIAFRLAKTDEAIQYFSEYLKSGAVNGEVSPANARYNLGYCFLKKDNYRQALQYFDQVARSAKVGMPVFEQDAYLRGGDCYYMLKEYAKASSVYDQVIQYGWSNSDYASYQKALIAGIRSGKEKIKQLQQLQRQYPQSSLIADANMEIANTYLADEDFKSALPYLGNVLKDKQSEALKPEAYLKAGIAYYNLDNNVEALKQYNAILETYPNSPEAEEALENARAIYIEEGRSSEYVNYARKMGKDISVNQQDSLAYAEAEVQLSNGNFTAALQRFDAYLKRFPEGKYVIEANYYQGEIFLSRKDWLAAEKSYSAVADLVPNRFGEKSLLQTARLNFFDIKNYEKASVYYGKLKEYASTEENKLEAMRGLLRSQYQLAMWEAAAANAKDLLQMKGASNDDKVLSSMVLGRSAQFARNYEMAISYYKSVVGLNKGAYAAEARYEIANCQVGQNRLKDAEKSAFEVINKSGSYEMWVTKAYILLGDIYLKQKDYFNAKATFQSVLENAGIPELKEEAQRKLNQVVEEERRQSKVEGN, encoded by the coding sequence ATGAAAAAAAAGGCAACCAGCAATAAAGTAGATGAAGGATCCCAGTTGACCAGGACAAGACCAGCGGGTTGCCTGCCATTCGTTAACCTTCATACCCATCAATCCTTTTTCATGAAGAAACTAGTTGGTGTAATCGTTTGCAGCTCCTTGTTCCAATTCGCCAATGCCCAGCAAACCCGTTTCCTGAATGATCCCCAGGCTGATTACAAGATGGCCAGGGAGTATTACAACAGGGAAGCTTACAGCCTGGCCTATCCGCTGTTCAAGGAGCTGAACCATAAACTCCGTGATGCGGACAGGACGGAAAATGCCTTGTATTACCAGGAAGTCAGGTATTACACTATTGTTTGCGGGCTCCGACAAAATGAAATTGCTGCAGTGGAGCAGGCTGAGGAGTTCATTGATCTCGATGATAACCAATCGAGGGTTGAGTTAATGAGCTATCATCTTGGGGAATATTATTTCAGGCAGAAGGATTATTACAAGGCCTTGACCTTTTATGAGAAAACAACGGTAGAGCACCTTTCCAATAAGGAAGTAGAGAGCCTGAAGTTCCACCAGGGTTATTGTTATTTTAACCTGCAGCGCTTTGCTGAAGCCAAGCCTTTGTTTGATGCAGTTAGGCAAGTTCCCCAGAGTGGATTTTATAGCGACGCCAACTATTATTACGGTTTCATATCCTTCCAGGAGAAAAGGTATAAGGATGCCTTGAATGCATTTGAGATAGCGGAGAAATCGCCGGAGTACGAAAAGGTTGTTCCCTACTATATCGCCACTATTTATTACCTCACAGGTGAAAAGGAAAAGGCCCTGAATTATGCTACTGAACGATTGAAGAAGGGTGGAGGTTACTATGATCTCGAAATGCGGAAACTGGTAGGCCATGGCCTGTTTGAGAAGGGTGAGTATGCGAAAGCCCTGCCTTATCTCCAGGCGCATGCGGCAAAAGCTGCTACGCTATCAAGGTATGAAGTGTATGAACTTGCCTATTCACAATACCAGACGGGAAAGTACACCGAATCCATAACTGGCTTCAAGCAGCTGAGCGGAACAGAGGATTCCCTTTCGCAGAATGCCATGTACCTTTTGGGGGATGCCTATTTAAAGACCAACCAGAAAGGGAATGCCAGGAATGCCTTCCTGTTTTGTGCGCTGAACAGCAGCAATCCGGTACAGCAGGAAATTTCCAGGTTCAACTACGCTAAACTGTCCTATGAGTTAGGGTACCAGGATGTAGCATTGACAGAATTCCAGCAGTTCCTCCAGAAATATCCCAATTCATCCTATGCCCTCGAGGCGAGGGAATTACTGGTGGGTGCCATGACCAATACCAGCAATTTCAAGGATGCACTGGCATTACTGGAAAGTATCAAGAACCCATCAGAGCAGGCCAGGCGTTTTTACCCTACCATCCTTTATGGGAGGGCTACGGAAATGATTAATGATGGTATGCTGGTAGGCGCCAATGACCTGCTGGATAAGGCGCTGAAGGCTCCATATAATGAAAAGGTTCTGCCCTATGTCCAGTTTTGGAAGGGGGAGATCGCTTTCAGGCTGGCTAAGACAGATGAGGCCATCCAGTATTTTAGTGAATACCTCAAGTCAGGGGCAGTTAATGGTGAAGTGAGTCCTGCCAATGCCCGTTACAACCTAGGGTATTGTTTCCTGAAAAAGGACAATTATCGCCAGGCCCTGCAATACTTCGACCAGGTGGCCCGGTCGGCAAAGGTGGGGATGCCTGTATTTGAGCAGGATGCCTATTTGCGCGGTGGTGATTGCTATTACATGTTGAAAGAATATGCTAAAGCGAGTTCAGTATACGATCAGGTGATCCAGTACGGCTGGTCCAATAGCGATTATGCCAGTTATCAAAAAGCATTGATCGCGGGTATCAGGAGTGGCAAGGAGAAGATAAAGCAATTGCAACAGCTGCAGCGACAGTATCCACAGTCCTCCCTTATCGCGGATGCCAATATGGAAATAGCCAATACCTACCTGGCAGATGAAGATTTTAAATCGGCATTACCCTACCTGGGGAATGTCCTGAAGGATAAGCAATCGGAAGCGTTAAAGCCGGAGGCATATTTAAAGGCTGGTATTGCTTACTATAACCTGGATAATAATGTGGAAGCATTGAAGCAATACAATGCGATACTGGAGACCTATCCCAATTCCCCGGAAGCAGAAGAGGCATTGGAGAATGCAAGGGCGATCTACATTGAGGAAGGCCGCAGCAGTGAGTATGTAAATTATGCTAGGAAAATGGGGAAGGATATCTCTGTGAACCAGCAGGACTCCCTGGCTTACGCTGAAGCCGAAGTTCAGTTGAGCAATGGGAATTTCACTGCCGCACTCCAGCGTTTCGATGCTTACTTGAAAAGGTTCCCTGAGGGTAAGTATGTGATAGAGGCCAATTATTACCAGGGAGAGATATTTCTCAGCAGGAAGGATTGGCTCGCCGCAGAGAAGAGTTATTCAGCAGTTGCAGACCTGGTGCCTAACCGGTTTGGGGAGAAAAGCCTGTTGCAAACTGCAAGGCTGAATTTCTTCGACATTAAGAATTATGAAAAGGCATCTGTTTACTATGGTAAGTTGAAAGAATATGCATCCACGGAGGAAAATAAGTTGGAAGCCATGCGTGGACTGCTTAGAAGTCAATACCAGCTTGCCATGTGGGAAGCCGCAGCAGCAAATGCAAAGGACCTTTTGCAAATGAAAGGGGCAAGTAATGACGATAAGGTGCTTTCCAGTATGGTGTTGGGACGCTCGGCCCAGTTTGCCCGAAATTATGAGATGGCCATTTCCTATTATAAATCTGTAGTGGGCCTGAATAAAGGCGCTTATGCAGCGGAAGCCAGGTATGAAATCGCTAATTGCCAGGTTGGGCAGAACAGGTTGAAGGATGCGGAAAAGAGCGCTTTTGAGGTGATCAATAAAAGTGGTTCCTATGAAATGTGGGTGACAAAGGCCTATATTTTACTGGGAGATATTTACCTGAAACAAAAGGATTATTTCAACGCCAAGGCAACTTTCCAGAGTGTGTTGGAAAACGCTGGAATCCCTGAGCTGAAGGAAGAGGCACAGCGGAAGTTGAACCAGGTAGTTGAGGAAGAGCGTCGCCAAAGCAAAGTTGAAGGTAATTAA
- a CDS encoding DoxX family protein, whose amino-acid sequence MKKLLSTDYSDWGFNTMMFLLRITFGGLMLVDHGFQKLVKYPSLQHKFSDPFHIGSNWSLLLVIFAEVFCSILIIAGLFTRLAAIPLVIAMGVAFFIAHNHDFNEGEKAALFMAGFLSILLCGPGKASIDSMMGK is encoded by the coding sequence ATGAAAAAACTGCTGTCAACCGATTATTCCGATTGGGGATTTAATACGATGATGTTCCTCCTGCGGATAACCTTCGGTGGCTTGATGCTGGTAGACCATGGTTTCCAGAAACTGGTAAAGTATCCCAGCCTGCAACATAAATTCAGTGACCCCTTCCACATTGGCAGCAACTGGTCCTTGCTCCTGGTGATCTTTGCTGAGGTGTTTTGTTCCATACTCATCATTGCCGGGCTATTTACCCGCCTCGCCGCTATTCCCCTGGTCATTGCTATGGGTGTAGCCTTTTTCATTGCGCATAACCATGATTTCAATGAAGGGGAAAAGGCGGCCTTGTTCATGGCAGGCTTCCTGTCCATCCTGCTCTGCGGACCGGGAAAGGCGAGCATTGACAGCATGATGGGTAAATGA
- a CDS encoding acyl-CoA thioesterase, whose amino-acid sequence MYQHQTTIRVRYAETDQMNVVYHGNYAQYFEVARAESIRELGLTYKDMETMGIIMPIVELHCKYLRPAHYDDLLTVTTTLKELPADHRIEFHQEVFNESGKLLTIGRVVLYFIDATTRERTTMPEFLFNKLKPYFEEEKQKV is encoded by the coding sequence ATGTATCAACACCAGACAACTATACGTGTCCGTTATGCCGAGACCGATCAGATGAATGTGGTTTACCACGGCAATTATGCCCAGTATTTTGAAGTGGCCCGTGCGGAAAGCATAAGGGAACTGGGTCTGACCTACAAGGACATGGAAACAATGGGCATCATTATGCCCATTGTAGAATTACATTGTAAATACCTGCGTCCGGCGCATTATGATGACCTCCTTACGGTCACCACTACCCTAAAGGAACTTCCTGCCGACCACCGGATCGAATTCCACCAGGAAGTGTTTAATGAATCCGGGAAACTCCTCACCATAGGAAGGGTGGTATTGTACTTTATTGATGCTACAACAAGGGAAAGGACGACCATGCCCGAATTCCTGTTCAACAAACTCAAACCTTACTTTGAAGAAGAGAAACAAAAGGTTTAA
- a CDS encoding DUF6526 family protein encodes MAEQNYKNHRRYSFSYHVLTLLAILALLAGSIVNLSHSDEGNRYSASLILLVAILFISIFFHARAMALKAQDRAIRAEESLRYFILSGGRPLDSRIRISQVIALRFASDEELVELARRAAEENLSGEDIKKAIRNWRADLHRV; translated from the coding sequence ATGGCTGAGCAAAACTACAAGAACCATCGTCGTTATTCCTTTTCGTACCATGTATTGACCTTACTTGCCATCCTGGCCCTTTTAGCCGGGTCAATAGTGAACCTCAGCCATTCGGATGAGGGTAACCGTTATTCTGCCTCCCTTATCCTGTTGGTGGCCATCCTCTTTATCAGCATATTTTTTCATGCAAGGGCCATGGCATTGAAAGCCCAGGACCGGGCTATCAGGGCAGAGGAGAGCCTGCGCTATTTTATCCTCTCGGGGGGAAGGCCACTTGATAGCCGGATAAGGATAAGCCAGGTCATCGCCTTGCGGTTTGCTTCGGACGAAGAATTGGTGGAACTTGCCCGCAGGGCCGCGGAAGAGAACCTGTCAGGTGAGGATATCAAAAAGGCAATCAGGAACTGGAGGGCAGACCTGCACAGGGTATAG
- a CDS encoding competence/damage-inducible protein A, whose translation MQKINATIITIGDELLIGQVIDTNSAWMAQELNKIGVSVLRRVAVGDEWNAIWSALEQESRYADILLLTGGLGPTADDITKPLLCEYFGGRMVTNEKVLAHVRHLFENVYRRPMIERNARQAEVPDVCTVLHNARGTAPGMWFEKDNRILVSLPGVPHEMKGLMTDEVLPKLKERFQLPVILHRTLLTAGLGESFLAERIRDFEANLPGHVKLAYLPNYGMVRLRLSATGFDEQALTAEMEEQFNKLQSQLQDILVTNRDEPMHQVVGRLLKEHQKTIGTAESCTGGYIAHLLTSTPGSSAYFKGSVVSYANEIKTAVLGVQPETLAREGAVSESTVEQMVVGALKHLGTDYAIATSGIMGPDGGSPEKPVGTVWVAVGNSHSIVTQCFHFRFDRTRNIELTAINALNLLRKFFLEQVAHQKTNSH comes from the coding sequence ATGCAAAAGATTAATGCGACCATCATTACGATAGGTGACGAATTACTGATTGGACAGGTTATCGATACCAATAGTGCCTGGATGGCACAGGAATTAAATAAGATAGGTGTTTCCGTACTCAGGCGCGTGGCAGTGGGCGATGAATGGAATGCCATTTGGTCGGCACTCGAACAGGAATCAAGGTATGCAGATATTTTATTGCTGACCGGGGGGCTTGGCCCCACAGCGGACGACATAACCAAACCCCTGCTCTGTGAGTATTTTGGTGGGAGAATGGTAACCAATGAAAAGGTCCTGGCGCATGTCAGGCATCTTTTCGAAAATGTTTACAGAAGGCCTATGATCGAACGGAACGCCCGACAGGCGGAAGTTCCTGATGTGTGTACTGTCCTGCACAATGCTCGCGGAACAGCCCCTGGGATGTGGTTTGAAAAGGACAACAGGATCCTTGTATCCCTTCCCGGTGTACCCCATGAAATGAAAGGCCTGATGACCGATGAAGTGCTACCCAAGCTCAAGGAAAGGTTTCAATTACCGGTAATCCTGCACCGCACCCTGCTAACGGCAGGACTTGGCGAATCCTTCCTGGCCGAACGCATCAGGGATTTTGAGGCTAACCTGCCCGGACATGTCAAACTTGCCTATCTCCCTAACTATGGAATGGTAAGGCTGCGCCTTAGTGCTACAGGGTTTGACGAGCAAGCACTCACTGCTGAAATGGAAGAACAATTCAACAAGCTGCAGTCGCAGTTACAGGATATTTTGGTCACTAACCGGGATGAACCCATGCACCAGGTTGTGGGAAGGCTGCTAAAAGAGCACCAAAAGACCATCGGCACTGCTGAAAGTTGTACTGGGGGTTATATTGCCCACCTGTTAACCTCCACCCCGGGCTCCAGTGCCTATTTCAAGGGAAGTGTGGTGAGTTATGCCAATGAGATCAAGACTGCTGTGCTGGGGGTACAACCAGAAACCCTGGCCAGGGAAGGTGCGGTAAGTGAATCAACAGTGGAACAAATGGTAGTCGGCGCCTTGAAGCATTTAGGTACAGATTACGCCATTGCCACTTCAGGCATCATGGGTCCGGATGGGGGCAGCCCGGAAAAACCCGTCGGAACAGTTTGGGTGGCTGTCGGTAACAGCCATTCTATTGTGACCCAATGTTTCCACTTCAGGTTCGACAGGACCAGGAACATTGAGCTGACCGCCATAAATGCGCTGAACCTTCTCAGGAAGTTCTTTTTGGAACAGGTTGCCCATCAAAAAACTAACAGTCATTAA
- a CDS encoding dihydrolipoamide acetyltransferase family protein: MAVVDLVMPKMGESIMEATILKWLKKPGDSVKQDETVLEIATDKVDSEVPSTSEGVIEEILFNVNDVVPIGTVIARIRTGADAATAPAAPVSPTPEAAPAPAPQPIPAPQATAQQSHSFVPSGNKFYSPLVLNIAANEGVSMAELESIPGTGNEGRVTKRDILEYVARKKSGQPAPQPAVVSQPQPAQPATQVAVRETAPTPPPAAPVASTSYSGNVEIIEMDRMRRLIADHMVKSKHTSPHVTSFTEADVTNLVLWREKVKKSFEKQEGTKITFTPLFIEAIARCIKKYPLINSSIDGDKIIVKKDINIGMATALPSGNLIVPVIKNADQLNLVGLAKQVNATADNARNGKLKPEDTQGGTFTLTNVGTFGSLMGTPIINQPQVAILAVGAIKKRPVVIETSQGDSIAIRHMMYLSMSYDHRIVDGSLGATFLTAVARELENFNPDRQY, encoded by the coding sequence ATGGCTGTAGTAGACCTGGTTATGCCAAAAATGGGTGAAAGTATAATGGAAGCCACCATCCTCAAGTGGCTGAAAAAGCCCGGTGATTCTGTAAAGCAAGACGAAACCGTTCTGGAAATTGCTACAGATAAAGTAGATAGTGAGGTTCCCAGCACTTCGGAAGGGGTGATCGAAGAGATCTTATTCAACGTAAATGATGTTGTTCCGATCGGGACAGTGATTGCCAGGATCCGCACTGGTGCAGATGCTGCCACAGCACCTGCAGCGCCAGTAAGTCCTACCCCGGAAGCGGCCCCGGCCCCTGCTCCCCAGCCCATTCCTGCCCCGCAGGCAACTGCCCAGCAATCCCATAGTTTTGTCCCCTCCGGCAATAAGTTCTATAGCCCACTGGTTTTGAACATTGCTGCCAATGAAGGAGTGAGCATGGCTGAACTGGAATCTATCCCCGGAACGGGAAATGAAGGCAGGGTCACCAAGAGGGATATCCTGGAATATGTTGCCCGTAAAAAATCAGGTCAACCGGCGCCCCAACCGGCTGTTGTAAGCCAGCCCCAACCGGCTCAGCCTGCTACCCAGGTAGCCGTTAGGGAAACAGCACCCACTCCTCCCCCAGCTGCCCCAGTTGCCAGCACCAGCTATTCAGGAAATGTCGAGATCATTGAGATGGACCGGATGCGCCGCCTGATCGCTGACCACATGGTGAAAAGCAAGCATACCAGCCCGCACGTTACCAGCTTTACTGAAGCAGATGTCACCAATTTGGTACTGTGGCGCGAGAAAGTGAAGAAGTCATTTGAGAAGCAGGAAGGTACCAAGATCACCTTTACACCACTCTTCATTGAAGCAATAGCAAGGTGTATCAAAAAATACCCTTTGATCAACAGCTCCATTGACGGGGATAAGATCATTGTAAAAAAAGATATCAATATCGGTATGGCAACTGCCTTACCAAGCGGCAACCTGATCGTGCCTGTTATCAAAAACGCTGACCAGTTGAACCTGGTCGGACTTGCCAAGCAGGTAAATGCAACGGCTGACAATGCACGTAATGGTAAACTAAAGCCGGAAGATACCCAGGGTGGCACTTTCACCCTGACCAATGTAGGTACTTTTGGAAGCCTGATGGGCACCCCCATTATCAACCAGCCACAGGTAGCCATCCTTGCTGTGGGAGCTATAAAGAAAAGACCAGTAGTGATAGAAACATCTCAAGGTGACTCCATTGCCATCAGGCATATGATGTACCTCAGCATGAGTTACGACCACAGGATCGTGGACGGTAGCCTGGGTGCTACCTTCCTTACCGCAGTGGCAAGGGAATTGGAAAACTTCAACCCCGACAGGCAGTATTAA
- a CDS encoding SixA phosphatase family protein: MRKAVFFLLSGFTLLSCTQKVFIVRHAEKQVPGDGSMVMSKTDPPLTEAGKERAEALRERLKGEKVRTGYTTNYIRTISTLMPTANYFALDTFHYAKVDEAFLQRVRMSKGNVLVVGHSNTVDDIVNGLTGKNEVRELSDSTYNHLYIVKLKGKTAKYKLEFYGK, encoded by the coding sequence ATGCGAAAAGCTGTATTCTTTTTGCTTTCAGGCTTTACCCTTTTATCCTGTACCCAGAAGGTCTTCATTGTGCGTCATGCCGAGAAGCAGGTTCCGGGTGATGGCTCAATGGTGATGAGTAAGACCGATCCTCCCCTGACAGAAGCGGGAAAGGAAAGGGCAGAAGCCCTCAGGGAGAGGTTGAAAGGGGAGAAGGTAAGGACGGGTTACACCACCAATTATATCCGGACCATTAGCACCCTGATGCCAACGGCCAATTATTTTGCATTGGATACTTTTCATTACGCGAAAGTTGATGAAGCTTTCCTGCAGCGCGTAAGGATGTCCAAAGGGAATGTGTTGGTAGTTGGACATAGCAATACAGTGGATGATATAGTGAATGGATTGACAGGGAAGAATGAGGTCCGTGAACTGAGTGATTCAACCTATAACCATTTGTACATTGTTAAGCTGAAGGGGAAAACGGCTAAGTACAAGCTGGAATTTTATGGGAAATAG
- a CDS encoding alpha/beta hydrolase family protein: MRRKFFLAVGLLLASLVNRAQKKPLTHADYDQWQSISERQVSNNGKYAAFVVNPQEGDGELVVRALDGDYSLTLPRGAQPLFSADSRYLVCKIKPFFKDARDARIKKKPSDEMPKDSMAIILLGKDSIIRVAQVKSFKMAEDQGRWLAYHLERTVPVIPKPVSQDSTARLQKMMVMADSLDKAADSLRLKVGEARIKGLSVLQPAKAKEPSRPQEEKVEEGTVLVLYNLETGKEERFPLVSAYEMSKNGKVLAYTVTRKNGTSGSIASVIWRDLGTGKVDTVMRKFNEVRGMALDEAGTQLAFVAERDSVAKALRKYYRLWYYQPAMDSAIMLADWNHQAVKKGWTVSPDHANQFSKDGRRLFFGLAAVPPVKDTSLVDFETAKLDVWNYKDDYLQPQQLVQVNNELKRSFLAMVSLEDRRIMPLADEAIEDIMLSDEGNGRYAMGAGSKPYRVQQQWELSGLVDLYLLDLVTGQRSKVAGKVRRGSAAISPLGRFTYWYDYDKRMWMGHDNEARQVKNLTSAIKVPLFDEEDDHPDAPPPHGMMGWHEGDRYLYVYDKYDIWRLDPAGKEQPLNITAGAGRKASITIRYNRTHKDDRYVRDGQKVLLNLFDNKEKGYGWEVYTIGTSFNLAAGKPMLQQAIVNAPLRSRDEAILVYNRETPASRNIYASRLDAIADFSAARQLSNINTQQGQYNWFTVELLRWKMFDGKMSEGLLYKPENFDPNKKYPVILYFYERNADTRYNYIEPMPVRASVNIAFYCSNGYIVFDPNIYYKTGQPGEDAYNSVVSAAKHLTRFKWVDSTRMGIQGHSWGGYQVSYLITRTNMFAAAEAGAPVANMTSAYGGIRWGTGLSRQFQYERSQSRLGATLWEKPELYLKNSPLFRADKVKTPLLMLHNDKDDAVPWYQGIEYFTALRRLGKPVWMINYNDELHGIRERRNRKDWTIRMAQFFDHYLKGAPAPKWMTEGVPATRKGIDWGLDLEKMK; this comes from the coding sequence ATGAGAAGGAAATTTTTCCTGGCCGTTGGATTATTACTGGCCAGTTTGGTTAACCGCGCTCAAAAAAAGCCATTGACGCATGCCGATTATGATCAATGGCAAAGTATCAGTGAAAGGCAGGTCAGCAATAATGGTAAGTATGCTGCCTTTGTGGTTAATCCCCAGGAAGGGGATGGGGAACTGGTAGTAAGGGCATTGGATGGTGATTATTCCCTGACGCTTCCAAGGGGTGCCCAACCATTATTCTCTGCTGATAGCCGTTACCTGGTCTGTAAGATCAAGCCCTTTTTCAAGGATGCAAGGGATGCCCGAATCAAGAAAAAGCCTTCGGACGAAATGCCAAAGGATAGCATGGCCATCATCCTGTTGGGCAAGGATAGCATCATCAGGGTGGCCCAGGTCAAGTCGTTTAAAATGGCTGAGGACCAGGGTCGCTGGCTGGCCTATCATCTCGAAAGAACAGTGCCAGTCATTCCTAAACCGGTTTCCCAGGATTCTACCGCACGCCTCCAGAAAATGATGGTGATGGCCGATAGCCTGGACAAGGCAGCCGATAGTTTAAGGTTAAAGGTTGGTGAGGCAAGGATCAAGGGCCTTTCTGTCCTGCAACCTGCTAAGGCAAAGGAACCATCAAGACCGCAGGAGGAAAAGGTGGAAGAAGGAACAGTCCTGGTATTGTATAACCTTGAAACAGGGAAGGAAGAACGCTTTCCCCTGGTGAGCGCTTATGAAATGAGTAAGAATGGAAAGGTCCTGGCGTACACCGTTACCAGGAAGAATGGTACATCAGGGTCTATTGCTTCGGTGATATGGAGGGATCTTGGCACAGGGAAAGTAGATACGGTCATGCGAAAGTTCAACGAAGTCCGGGGTATGGCCCTGGATGAAGCGGGGACCCAGCTGGCCTTTGTAGCCGAGAGGGATAGTGTGGCAAAGGCTTTACGCAAGTATTATCGTTTGTGGTACTATCAGCCTGCTATGGATAGTGCCATAATGCTGGCCGACTGGAACCACCAGGCGGTAAAGAAAGGTTGGACAGTAAGCCCGGACCATGCCAATCAATTCAGTAAGGATGGCAGGAGGCTTTTCTTCGGGCTCGCAGCTGTTCCACCTGTAAAGGATACCAGCCTTGTTGATTTCGAAACAGCTAAACTGGATGTCTGGAATTATAAGGACGATTACCTTCAGCCACAGCAACTGGTACAGGTAAACAATGAATTGAAGCGTAGTTTTCTGGCCATGGTCAGCCTTGAGGATCGCAGGATTATGCCCCTTGCTGATGAGGCAATTGAAGATATTATGCTGTCAGATGAAGGAAATGGCAGGTATGCCATGGGCGCTGGTTCAAAACCTTACAGGGTACAGCAACAATGGGAGCTTAGTGGCTTAGTGGATCTCTACCTGCTTGATTTGGTTACAGGTCAAAGAAGTAAGGTTGCGGGAAAAGTCAGGAGGGGTAGTGCTGCCATCTCCCCTTTGGGCAGGTTTACCTATTGGTATGATTACGATAAGCGGATGTGGATGGGTCATGATAATGAGGCCCGGCAGGTGAAGAACCTGACTTCTGCCATCAAGGTTCCGTTGTTTGACGAAGAAGATGACCATCCGGACGCGCCACCGCCCCATGGAATGATGGGCTGGCATGAGGGAGATCGTTATTTGTACGTTTATGATAAATATGACATCTGGAGACTAGACCCTGCCGGGAAAGAACAGCCTCTAAATATAACCGCAGGTGCCGGAAGGAAAGCCAGTATAACGATCAGGTATAACCGTACTCATAAAGATGACCGGTATGTGAGGGATGGCCAGAAAGTATTACTCAACCTTTTTGATAATAAGGAGAAGGGGTATGGCTGGGAAGTATATACTATCGGGACTTCCTTTAATTTGGCGGCAGGTAAACCAATGCTGCAGCAGGCCATTGTAAATGCGCCGCTTAGGTCCAGGGATGAAGCTATCCTGGTCTATAACAGGGAAACACCTGCTTCAAGGAATATATATGCAAGCAGGCTGGATGCCATTGCAGATTTCTCAGCGGCAAGGCAGTTAAGCAATATAAACACCCAGCAGGGGCAATACAATTGGTTCACTGTCGAACTGCTACGTTGGAAAATGTTTGATGGGAAGATGAGCGAAGGCTTATTGTATAAACCCGAGAATTTTGATCCCAACAAGAAATACCCTGTCATCCTGTATTTCTATGAGCGCAATGCAGACACCCGTTATAACTATATTGAGCCCATGCCGGTAAGGGCTTCTGTAAATATTGCCTTCTATTGCAGCAACGGCTATATTGTGTTTGACCCCAACATCTATTATAAGACCGGTCAGCCAGGGGAGGATGCCTATAATTCCGTTGTTTCTGCTGCCAAACACCTCACCAGGTTCAAATGGGTAGACTCCACCAGGATGGGTATCCAGGGCCATAGTTGGGGTGGGTACCAGGTTTCCTATCTCATTACCCGGACCAATATGTTCGCTGCTGCTGAGGCAGGCGCCCCGGTTGCCAATATGACCAGTGCCTATGGTGGAATCCGTTGGGGGACCGGCCTGAGCAGGCAGTTCCAGTATGAGCGTTCCCAAAGCAGGTTAGGAGCAACACTTTGGGAGAAGCCAGAACTTTACCTGAAGAATTCCCCACTGTTCAGGGCAGATAAGGTAAAGACGCCATTACTGATGCTCCATAACGATAAGGATGATGCGGTTCCCTGGTACCAGGGCATTGAGTATTTCACCGCTTTACGCAGGTTAGGAAAACCTGTTTGGATGATCAACTACAATGATGAATTACATGGCATCAGGGAGCGACGGAACCGAAAGGACTGGACCATAAGGATGGCCCAATTCTTTGATCATTATTTGAAGGGTGCACCGGCCCCGAAATGGATGACGGAAGGGGTGCCTGCAACCAGGAAAGGAATTGATTGGGGTCTTGACCTTGAAAAAATGAAGTAA